The proteins below are encoded in one region of Streptomyces sp. NBC_00490:
- a CDS encoding family 78 glycoside hydrolase catalytic domain gives MSPQPAPVTFDHLRDGLGIGQRAPGLSWQLPPGSALQTAYELQLDRAGTVHRTGRIDSGDQTLVPWPGRPLASRERVTVRVRTWGAGDEPSAWSPPSTVEAGLLDAADWQAEPVGGAWHEDPDSDRRPSRVRRDFALTKPVAHARLYITAHGLYEAEINGVRVGADTLSPGWTVYGERLRYHTYDVTAHLTEGANTIGAWLGDGWYRGRIGFDGGTRNIYGTDQSLIAQLEVTHTDHTTTTVATDASWQAATGPILFSGLYEGETFDARLHDPAWSTPQHEDAGWTPVAVRERDPHTLIAPKSSPVRCTQEITPLSITPTGAGRHLLDFGQNLVGRLAVTADGPAGTTITLRHAEVLQNGELATRPLRGATSTDVLILAGNGPITWEPRFTLHGFRYAEISGWHGELTPAHVTARVHHTDMRRTGWFQCSDDMINRLHENVVWSMRGNFVDLPTDCPQRDERLGWTGDIQVFAPTAAFLYDCVGMLDSWLDDVAAEQLPDGTVPWYVPVIPGGPQWTPIQPGAAWGDVATLTPWVLYQRFGDLELLRRHFPMGRAWVDLLERLAGDDRIWDTGDQLGDWLDPIAPPDDPAASRTDRYLVATAYFAHSARHLSHSAKELGYEDTAATYGRLADEVAAAFRARYVEPNGRMTSDSPTAYCVALMFNLLDGDAQRAFAGDRLAELVLEDDARIATGFVGTPLICDALTESGHLDVAYRLLTQTQCPSWLYTVSMGATTIWERWDSLRPDGTLNSGGMTSFNHYALGAVADWLHRTVAGLEPTRPGYRTIAFRPRPGAGITWAKARHETPYGTAAIAWEQTAAGISAKVTVPDGCEGVVELPGCAPVTVGAGEHRIDSGAPTEQAA, from the coding sequence GTGTCGCCTCAGCCTGCCCCCGTCACGTTCGACCACCTGCGGGACGGCCTCGGAATCGGTCAGCGCGCACCCGGGCTGTCCTGGCAACTGCCCCCCGGCAGCGCGCTCCAGACCGCGTACGAACTCCAACTCGACCGCGCCGGCACCGTCCACCGCACCGGCCGCATCGACAGCGGCGACCAGACCCTGGTGCCCTGGCCCGGCCGCCCGCTGGCCTCACGCGAACGCGTCACCGTCCGTGTCCGCACCTGGGGTGCTGGAGACGAACCCAGCGCCTGGTCCCCGCCCTCGACCGTCGAAGCGGGCCTGCTGGACGCAGCCGACTGGCAGGCCGAGCCGGTCGGCGGCGCCTGGCACGAGGACCCCGACAGCGACCGCCGCCCTTCCCGGGTGCGCCGCGACTTCGCCCTGACCAAGCCGGTGGCCCACGCCCGCCTGTACATCACCGCGCACGGGCTGTACGAGGCCGAGATCAACGGCGTCCGCGTGGGCGCCGACACCCTCTCACCGGGGTGGACCGTCTACGGCGAGCGGCTGCGCTACCACACCTACGACGTCACCGCCCATCTCACCGAGGGCGCAAACACCATCGGTGCCTGGCTCGGCGACGGCTGGTACCGCGGCCGGATCGGCTTCGACGGCGGCACCCGCAACATCTACGGGACCGACCAGTCCCTGATCGCCCAACTCGAAGTCACCCACACCGACCACACCACCACGACCGTCGCCACCGACGCCTCCTGGCAGGCCGCCACCGGCCCGATCCTGTTCAGCGGCCTGTACGAAGGGGAGACGTTCGACGCCCGCCTGCACGATCCCGCCTGGTCCACCCCGCAGCACGAAGACGCGGGCTGGACGCCGGTGGCCGTGCGCGAGCGCGACCCGCACACCCTCATCGCCCCCAAGTCGTCGCCGGTGCGCTGCACACAGGAGATAACCCCGCTCTCCATCACCCCCACCGGAGCGGGCCGCCACCTCCTCGACTTCGGACAGAACCTCGTCGGCCGCCTGGCCGTCACCGCCGACGGCCCGGCAGGCACCACGATCACCCTGCGCCACGCCGAAGTCCTCCAGAACGGCGAACTAGCCACCCGCCCCCTGCGCGGCGCCACCTCCACGGACGTCCTCATCCTCGCCGGGAACGGCCCCATCACCTGGGAGCCGCGCTTCACCCTGCACGGCTTCCGCTACGCCGAGATCAGCGGCTGGCACGGCGAGTTGACGCCCGCACACGTCACCGCCCGCGTCCACCACACCGACATGCGGCGCACCGGCTGGTTCCAGTGCAGCGACGACATGATCAACCGGCTGCACGAGAACGTCGTATGGAGCATGCGTGGCAACTTCGTGGACCTGCCCACCGACTGCCCCCAGCGTGACGAGCGCCTCGGCTGGACCGGCGACATCCAGGTCTTCGCCCCCACCGCCGCCTTCCTCTACGACTGCGTCGGCATGCTCGACTCCTGGCTCGACGACGTCGCCGCGGAGCAACTGCCCGACGGCACCGTCCCCTGGTACGTTCCGGTCATCCCCGGCGGCCCGCAGTGGACCCCGATCCAGCCCGGAGCGGCCTGGGGCGACGTGGCCACGCTCACCCCCTGGGTCCTGTACCAGCGCTTCGGCGACCTGGAACTGCTGCGCAGGCACTTCCCGATGGGCCGCGCCTGGGTGGACCTGCTCGAACGACTGGCCGGCGACGACCGGATCTGGGACACGGGCGACCAACTGGGGGACTGGCTCGACCCGATCGCCCCGCCGGACGACCCCGCCGCCTCACGCACCGACCGCTACCTGGTCGCCACCGCCTACTTCGCCCACTCCGCCCGCCATCTGTCCCACTCCGCAAAGGAGTTGGGCTACGAGGACACCGCTGCCACCTACGGCCGACTCGCCGACGAGGTCGCCGCCGCCTTCCGCGCCCGGTACGTCGAGCCCAACGGCCGTATGACCAGCGACAGTCCCACCGCTTACTGCGTGGCCCTGATGTTCAACCTCCTCGACGGCGACGCACAGCGCGCCTTCGCCGGCGACCGGCTGGCCGAACTCGTCCTGGAGGACGACGCGCGTATCGCCACCGGCTTCGTGGGCACCCCGCTGATCTGCGACGCCCTGACCGAGTCAGGTCACCTGGACGTCGCCTACCGGCTTCTGACGCAGACTCAATGCCCCTCCTGGCTCTACACCGTGTCCATGGGCGCCACCACCATCTGGGAACGGTGGGACAGCCTGCGCCCGGACGGCACCCTCAACTCCGGCGGCATGACCTCGTTCAACCACTACGCACTGGGCGCCGTCGCCGACTGGCTGCACCGCACCGTCGCCGGCCTCGAGCCGACCCGGCCCGGCTACCGCACGATCGCCTTCCGGCCCCGCCCCGGCGCCGGAATCACCTGGGCCAAGGCCCGCCACGAAACCCCCTACGGCACGGCAGCCATCGCCTGGGAGCAGACCGCGGCCGGCATCAGCGCCAAGGTCACCGTCCCCGACGGCTGCGAAGGAGTCGTCGAACTCCCCGGCTGCGCCCCGGTCACCGTGGGCGCGGGCGAGCACCGCATCGACAGCGGCGCCCCGACCGAGCAAGCCGCCTGA
- a CDS encoding carbohydrate ABC transporter permease has protein sequence MKIVVGLLLVVEVYPLIWMFLTSLKSNSDYLNNSTWSLPSHWEWGNYVDAWTTGHIGLYVRNSLLAVVPSLALILLLGTAAGFALQIMVWKGRSLTLLVFLAGMMVPSQMILLPLFTVYFQTGLSGTLWPLILTYTGTGLPLTVFMMATYYKSLPRELFEAATIDGAGILRSFWTISLPMVRNALLTVGLVQFFFIWNDLLIALTFTNSQDLRTVQVGLLNFTGDFGATQYGPLFAAICINVFGTLVIYLFLNQKVMKGLTSGAVKG, from the coding sequence GTGAAGATCGTTGTCGGTCTGCTGCTGGTCGTCGAGGTCTACCCACTGATCTGGATGTTCCTGACCTCGCTCAAGTCCAACAGCGACTATCTGAACAACTCCACCTGGAGCCTGCCGAGCCACTGGGAGTGGGGCAACTACGTCGACGCATGGACCACCGGCCACATCGGACTGTACGTCCGCAACAGCCTGCTGGCCGTGGTGCCCTCGCTGGCGCTGATCCTGCTGCTGGGCACGGCGGCCGGATTCGCCCTGCAGATCATGGTGTGGAAGGGCCGCAGCCTGACGCTGCTGGTCTTCCTCGCGGGCATGATGGTGCCCTCGCAGATGATCCTGCTGCCGCTGTTCACCGTCTACTTCCAGACCGGCCTGTCCGGCACCCTGTGGCCGCTCATCCTGACGTACACCGGAACCGGTCTTCCGCTGACGGTGTTCATGATGGCCACGTACTACAAGAGCCTGCCGCGCGAGCTGTTCGAGGCGGCGACGATCGACGGCGCCGGCATTCTGCGCTCTTTCTGGACCATCAGCCTGCCCATGGTCCGCAACGCCCTGCTGACTGTCGGCCTGGTGCAGTTCTTCTTCATCTGGAACGACCTGCTCATCGCGCTGACCTTCACCAACAGCCAGGACCTGCGGACCGTCCAGGTCGGACTGCTCAACTTCACCGGTGACTTCGGCGCCACCCAGTACGGCCCGCTGTTCGCCGCGATCTGCATCAACGTCTTCGGCACCCTGGTGATCTACCTCTTCCTCAACCAGAAGGTGATGAAGGGACTCACCTCAGGCGCCGTCAAGGGCTGA
- a CDS encoding carbohydrate ABC transporter permease, translated as MHRVLGDRRAIAILLGPALLVYSLIMLVPMVWSLGYSFTKGNTIDGFTGNGLANFSRLFSDPAVHDALWFTLKYAVAVTVGQVVAGYLLALLYVFFLKRASALVRTLVFFPVVLPTVAVGLLFQRFFQVAPQTGPVNSLLNAVGLDSIDFFGGAGHAFWVLIIMDIWRSMGFYAVLLFAGLVDIPDEVLESARLDGASGLRLIRHIVLPLSLPVLMSSLIFSVNGTLKVFDSIVALTNGGPGNGTTPLTLYMFQTSFTYGDYGYGSTIALLLTVVCLLVTLVVFRVSRRDLTES; from the coding sequence ATGCACCGCGTACTTGGTGACCGCCGGGCCATCGCGATCCTGCTCGGCCCCGCACTCCTCGTCTATTCACTGATCATGCTCGTGCCCATGGTGTGGTCACTGGGCTACTCCTTCACCAAGGGCAACACCATCGACGGCTTCACCGGCAATGGTCTCGCCAACTTCTCACGACTGTTCTCGGATCCGGCGGTCCACGACGCCCTCTGGTTCACGCTCAAGTACGCCGTCGCCGTGACCGTCGGCCAGGTCGTCGCGGGCTACCTACTGGCCCTGCTGTACGTCTTCTTCCTGAAGCGGGCCTCCGCACTCGTGCGCACGCTGGTGTTCTTCCCCGTGGTGCTGCCCACGGTCGCCGTCGGCCTGCTCTTCCAGAGGTTCTTCCAGGTCGCCCCGCAGACCGGCCCGGTCAACTCCCTGCTGAACGCGGTCGGACTGGACTCGATCGACTTCTTCGGCGGTGCCGGCCACGCCTTCTGGGTCCTGATCATCATGGACATCTGGCGCTCCATGGGCTTCTACGCCGTCCTGCTCTTCGCTGGCCTGGTCGACATCCCCGACGAGGTCCTGGAATCGGCGCGCCTCGACGGGGCGTCCGGGCTGCGGCTGATCCGGCACATCGTGCTGCCGCTGTCGCTGCCCGTGCTGATGTCGTCGCTGATCTTCAGCGTCAACGGCACCCTGAAGGTCTTCGACTCCATCGTCGCCCTGACCAACGGCGGGCCCGGCAACGGCACGACCCCACTGACCCTGTACATGTTCCAGACGTCATTCACGTACGGCGACTACGGCTACGGCAGCACCATCGCACTGTTGCTGACCGTGGTGTGTCTGCTGGTGACCCTGGTCGTCTTCCGCGTCTCGCGGCGCGACCTCACGGAGAGCTGA
- a CDS encoding ABC transporter substrate-binding protein gives MNTVSSAARRARLTGLTASAAAVALLATACGGTGGGSASAPKNFSYLSVTENTTVRAALTTLSKGACADQNKALPLKVETVAQANNDQKLQLLAGQGALPVQFTMGSPALTQQLAKAGKVADLEAKLKSLGVYDQLEPAAVSTIKALYGGKLEVLPYEYNIEGVFYNKKIFQENGLKVPGTWNELVASAARLDAKGIQPFSASGQQGWPLTRLIGNYLYRDIGPDALQKVADGKAKLTDPEYVKAAQEVADLGKKGYFGKGVGSIDYDTSMNQFLTGKAAMLYMGSWALANIADPEQDKIGAANVGFMPFPAVSGGKGSIDQYPSNVGIGITLGAGSFDGKTGDWVSCIAKNYGSTALKDQGTISGFKVNTPVQDANKVTSQVRTTITSAKQNVLWFEALFTTKAQTVSTTNAASLVSGNMSATQFMQTVQDALASQ, from the coding sequence GTGAACACCGTCTCGTCCGCTGCCAGAAGGGCCCGGCTCACCGGGCTGACCGCGAGCGCCGCCGCCGTGGCGCTCCTCGCCACCGCCTGTGGCGGTACGGGCGGCGGCTCGGCCTCGGCGCCGAAGAACTTCAGCTATCTGAGCGTCACGGAGAACACGACGGTGCGGGCGGCGCTGACCACCCTGTCGAAGGGAGCCTGCGCCGACCAGAACAAGGCCCTGCCGCTGAAGGTCGAGACCGTGGCACAGGCGAACAACGACCAGAAGCTCCAACTCCTGGCCGGCCAGGGCGCGCTGCCGGTGCAGTTCACGATGGGCAGCCCGGCGCTCACCCAACAGCTGGCCAAGGCGGGCAAGGTCGCCGATCTCGAGGCCAAGCTCAAAAGCCTGGGCGTCTACGACCAGTTGGAGCCGGCTGCCGTCTCCACGATCAAGGCCCTGTACGGCGGCAAGCTGGAGGTGCTGCCGTACGAGTACAACATCGAGGGGGTCTTCTACAACAAGAAGATCTTCCAGGAGAACGGTCTGAAGGTGCCGGGAACCTGGAACGAACTGGTCGCGTCGGCCGCCCGGTTGGATGCGAAGGGGATCCAGCCGTTCTCCGCCTCCGGTCAGCAGGGCTGGCCGCTGACCCGACTGATCGGCAACTACCTCTACCGCGACATCGGACCCGACGCGCTGCAGAAGGTGGCCGACGGCAAGGCGAAGCTGACCGACCCCGAGTACGTCAAGGCCGCACAGGAGGTCGCCGACCTGGGCAAGAAGGGCTACTTCGGCAAGGGCGTCGGCTCCATCGACTACGACACCTCGATGAACCAGTTCCTGACAGGCAAGGCCGCCATGCTCTACATGGGCAGTTGGGCCCTGGCGAACATCGCCGACCCCGAGCAGGACAAGATCGGCGCGGCCAACGTCGGCTTCATGCCGTTTCCGGCCGTCTCCGGCGGCAAGGGCTCGATCGACCAGTACCCGTCCAACGTCGGCATCGGCATCACCCTCGGCGCCGGCAGCTTCGACGGGAAGACCGGTGACTGGGTCTCCTGCATCGCCAAGAACTACGGCAGCACGGCACTGAAGGACCAGGGCACCATCTCCGGCTTCAAGGTCAACACTCCGGTCCAGGACGCCAACAAGGTCACCAGTCAGGTCCGTACGACCATCACCTCCGCGAAGCAGAACGTGCTGTGGTTCGAAGCGCTGTTCACCACCAAGGCCCAGACGGTGAGCACGACCAACGCCGCGAGTCTGGTCAGCGGCAACATGAGCGCCACACAGTTCATGCAGACCGTGCAGGACGCGCTGGCCTCCCAGTGA
- a CDS encoding LacI family DNA-binding transcriptional regulator codes for MGQDPQPKKRVTITDVAQHAGVSTAAVSKVLRNAYGVSAAMQEKVRAAIAELDYRPHTAARGMRGRTYTIGVLLDNIRNAFFADILDGVHDALQDSEYTVMIGAAGFSADAQRKTVQSMIDRQVDGLILIAPSTQRTETLTTAQSTPLVILGHHDVSDLHDSVVDADAAGAALVVDHLVSQGHRNIALVSSPGTRSSKWARTPEIVLTNGYVEAMNRHRLADHVRICRAAYSDEGGYKAGLSLLTGENPPTAIMTGADVAALGVWRAAHEVGLRIPEDLSLVGYNNTALADLATVQLTSVDQAGHDMGSSAARLLIERVEGRREHAVQTSMTPRLIVRRSTAAPGPGRALPGSGRR; via the coding sequence ATGGGGCAGGACCCGCAACCCAAGAAGCGCGTCACCATCACGGATGTCGCGCAGCACGCGGGCGTGTCCACCGCCGCGGTCTCCAAGGTGCTCCGCAACGCCTACGGGGTCAGTGCGGCCATGCAGGAGAAGGTCCGCGCCGCCATCGCGGAACTGGACTACCGGCCCCACACCGCGGCACGCGGCATGCGCGGACGCACGTACACGATCGGCGTGCTCCTGGACAACATCCGCAACGCGTTCTTCGCCGACATCCTCGACGGCGTCCACGACGCACTCCAGGACAGCGAGTACACCGTCATGATCGGCGCTGCGGGCTTCAGCGCCGACGCCCAGCGCAAGACCGTCCAGTCCATGATCGACCGTCAGGTCGACGGCCTGATCCTGATCGCCCCCAGTACGCAGCGGACCGAAACTCTGACGACGGCGCAGTCCACACCCCTCGTCATCCTCGGCCACCACGACGTCTCCGACCTGCACGATTCCGTGGTCGACGCCGACGCGGCGGGTGCCGCCCTGGTGGTCGACCACCTCGTCTCGCAAGGCCATCGCAACATCGCGCTCGTCTCGTCTCCCGGCACACGCAGCAGCAAATGGGCGCGCACTCCCGAGATCGTGCTGACCAATGGCTACGTCGAGGCGATGAACCGGCACCGGCTCGCCGACCACGTGCGGATCTGCCGCGCCGCGTACTCGGACGAGGGCGGCTACAAGGCCGGCCTGAGCCTGCTCACCGGGGAGAACCCGCCCACCGCCATCATGACCGGCGCCGACGTCGCCGCCCTGGGCGTGTGGCGAGCCGCCCATGAAGTGGGGCTGCGCATCCCCGAGGACCTGTCCCTGGTCGGCTACAACAACACCGCCCTCGCCGACCTCGCCACCGTCCAGCTCACCAGCGTCGACCAGGCGGGCCACGACATGGGATCCAGCGCGGCGCGACTGCTCATCGAACGCGTCGAAGGCCGCCGCGAGCACGCCGTACAGACCAGCATGACCCCACGCCTGATCGTGCGCCGAAGTACCGCCGCGCCGGGGCCTGGCCGAGCGCTGCCGGGGTCGGGGCGTCGGTGA
- a CDS encoding SDR family NAD(P)-dependent oxidoreductase codes for MSQIDYRRQTVIVTGASSGLGAEFARQLARRGADLVLVARRADRLKDLADELTRAHGVTVHVVARDLGRPDAGRTLRAELESRGTHATGLVNNAGFGSHNALTDEDPDRLQSMITLNVSALVDLSRAYIDPLNSADTGILINVASLLGFQPTPYLSVYGATKAFVLSFTESLWEENRGTGLRVLAVCPGATKTEFYDAAGSETADYGAKRVTPEHVVKTALDTLDRRSAPPSVITNGRPLALAGKILPRRLIVRLMGRMARR; via the coding sequence ATGAGCCAAATCGACTATCGCCGCCAGACCGTCATCGTCACCGGAGCCAGCTCCGGCCTCGGTGCGGAATTCGCCCGCCAGCTGGCCCGACGCGGCGCGGATCTCGTACTCGTCGCCCGCCGAGCGGACCGGCTCAAGGACCTGGCCGACGAACTCACCCGCGCTCACGGCGTCACGGTGCACGTCGTCGCCCGCGACCTCGGCCGGCCCGACGCCGGCCGCACGCTGCGCGCCGAACTCGAGTCCCGCGGCACCCACGCCACCGGACTCGTCAACAACGCCGGCTTCGGCTCCCACAACGCCCTCACCGACGAGGACCCGGACCGCCTGCAGAGCATGATCACGTTGAACGTCAGCGCGCTGGTCGACCTCAGCCGCGCCTACATCGACCCGCTGAACTCCGCCGACACCGGCATCCTGATCAACGTCGCGAGCCTGCTGGGCTTCCAGCCCACCCCGTACCTGAGCGTCTACGGCGCCACCAAGGCGTTCGTCCTCAGTTTCACCGAATCGCTGTGGGAAGAAAACCGTGGCACCGGCCTGCGCGTCCTGGCCGTATGCCCCGGCGCCACGAAGACCGAGTTCTACGATGCCGCCGGCAGCGAGACGGCCGACTACGGCGCGAAGCGAGTCACCCCCGAACACGTCGTCAAGACGGCCCTCGACACGCTCGACCGCCGCTCCGCGCCCCCGTCGGTGATCACCAACGGCCGCCCGCTCGCCCTCGCCGGCAAGATCCTGCCGCGCCGCCTGATCGTCCGGCTCATGGGCCGCATGGCCCGCCGCTGA
- a CDS encoding TetR/AcrR family transcriptional regulator: MVQKPTPLREQTRSVVRALLAKTALELFAAKGYDDTTLEEIAAAAGVSKRTLFNYFRSKEDLALNGLSEQGELIAARLAERPADEDPWTSLRAAFQVLEEIDVTAERRLEMITLLFGNESLRAGHAEKQARWQDLFAPLIEPRLPDSDHRTLQARALAAAAITCLQAATEEWMRLGGQADTFDLYDTAVQAIRRPAAPPEKTTT, translated from the coding sequence ATGGTCCAGAAACCGACGCCCCTTCGGGAACAGACCCGCTCGGTGGTCCGCGCACTCCTCGCCAAGACCGCCCTCGAACTGTTCGCCGCCAAGGGATACGACGACACAACCCTTGAGGAGATCGCCGCCGCAGCAGGTGTCTCCAAGCGGACCCTGTTCAACTACTTCCGCAGCAAGGAGGACCTCGCGCTCAACGGCCTTTCCGAGCAAGGGGAATTGATAGCCGCGCGGCTCGCCGAGCGCCCCGCCGACGAAGACCCGTGGACATCGCTGCGTGCGGCGTTCCAGGTGCTTGAGGAGATCGACGTCACGGCCGAGCGCCGCCTCGAGATGATCACGCTGCTGTTCGGCAACGAATCCCTGCGCGCCGGCCACGCCGAGAAGCAGGCCCGCTGGCAGGACCTGTTCGCCCCGCTGATCGAGCCGCGGCTGCCCGACTCCGACCACCGCACCCTGCAGGCCCGCGCCCTCGCAGCCGCGGCGATCACCTGCCTCCAGGCAGCGACGGAAGAGTGGATGCGCCTGGGCGGACAGGCCGACACCTTCGACCTCTACGACACCGCAGTACAAGCCATCCGTCGCCCCGCCGCACCACCAGAGAAAACGACGACATGA
- a CDS encoding maleylpyruvate isomerase family mycothiol-dependent enzyme: MSKRLPAADLPNMAGALRAERAEMLNFTSSLTDDEWAAPSAAAGWRIADVVAHIGATARSFYTPAGLRTSFAASLEQANEDPVDRRRAWSRAKVMAEYQRASRRATTLLNVVRRTPAARVRAQMAELGRHPLGLMIGGALVFDHHTHLRHDMAPALGRPVPSTDEDRMRAVVTWMIAVLSNQVAQAPVAGLDARVALTLTGPGGGTWWFDEAGALPPSDGKLAAHITAPALTFPDWGTQRSPWDDNDVTITGDTELAARFLDAVNVI, translated from the coding sequence ATGAGCAAGCGCCTGCCTGCCGCCGACCTGCCGAACATGGCCGGCGCCCTGCGCGCCGAACGCGCCGAGATGCTGAACTTCACCAGCAGCCTCACCGACGACGAATGGGCCGCACCCAGCGCCGCGGCCGGATGGCGCATCGCCGACGTCGTCGCCCACATCGGTGCGACGGCTCGCAGCTTCTACACGCCCGCCGGGCTGCGCACGAGCTTCGCCGCCAGCCTGGAACAGGCGAACGAGGACCCCGTCGACCGCCGACGCGCCTGGAGCCGTGCCAAGGTGATGGCCGAGTACCAGCGCGCCAGCCGGCGAGCCACCACACTTCTCAACGTCGTCAGACGCACACCCGCCGCCCGGGTACGGGCACAGATGGCCGAACTCGGACGCCACCCCCTGGGTCTGATGATCGGCGGCGCACTCGTCTTCGACCACCACACGCACCTGCGCCACGACATGGCCCCAGCACTCGGCCGGCCCGTGCCGTCCACCGACGAGGACAGGATGCGCGCGGTGGTGACGTGGATGATCGCCGTACTGAGCAACCAGGTCGCGCAGGCACCGGTCGCCGGGCTCGACGCCCGCGTCGCACTGACCCTCACCGGCCCCGGCGGCGGGACCTGGTGGTTCGACGAGGCGGGCGCCCTGCCTCCCTCGGACGGCAAGCTCGCCGCGCACATCACCGCCCCCGCGCTGACCTTCCCCGACTGGGGCACACAGCGCTCGCCCTGGGACGACAACGACGTGACGATCACCGGCGACACCGAACTCGCCGCCCGCTTCCTCGACGCCGTCAACGTCATCTGA
- a CDS encoding bifunctional o-acetylhomoserine/o-acetylserine sulfhydrylase — protein MSQPIDSVTAGHTPEEEAAWPDTSAWSFETKQIHAGAAPDPTTGARATPIYQTTSFVFRDTQHAADLFSLAEPGNIYTRIHNPTQDVFEQRIAALEGGVAAVALASGQAAETLAILTLASAGDHVVSSTSLYGGTYNLFRHTLPKFGIEVSFVDDPDDTEAWAAAIRSNTKALFAETLGNPRGNVLDVRAVADVAHGAGLPLIVDNTVPTPYLLRPIEHGADIVVHSATKFLGGHGTTIAGVVVDGGTFDFGAHADVFPDFSEPDPSYHGLRYWPALGPGAFAVKLRVQLLRDLGPALSPHSAFLLLQGVETLSLRIERHSANAQALAEWLEQRDEVAAVHYPGLPSNRWYEAGQRYLPRGSGAILAFELRDGVEAGKRFVDAVELFSHLANIGDVRSLIIHPASTTHSQLDQAQLAATGTSPGLVRLSVGIENLADLKADLEAGFRAAKAAS, from the coding sequence ATGAGTCAGCCGATCGACTCCGTCACCGCAGGCCACACCCCCGAGGAAGAAGCCGCCTGGCCCGACACGTCGGCCTGGTCGTTCGAGACCAAGCAGATCCACGCCGGTGCCGCGCCGGACCCGACGACCGGAGCGCGGGCGACCCCGATCTACCAGACCACCTCGTTCGTCTTCCGCGACACCCAGCACGCCGCCGACCTGTTCTCGCTCGCCGAGCCCGGCAACATCTACACCCGCATCCACAACCCCACCCAGGATGTCTTCGAGCAGCGGATCGCCGCGCTGGAGGGTGGCGTCGCCGCGGTGGCACTGGCCTCCGGGCAGGCCGCCGAAACCCTCGCCATCCTGACGCTGGCGAGCGCCGGTGACCACGTCGTCTCCAGCACGTCCCTGTACGGCGGTACCTACAATTTGTTCCGCCACACCCTGCCCAAGTTCGGGATCGAGGTGTCCTTCGTCGACGACCCGGACGACACCGAGGCCTGGGCAGCGGCGATCCGCTCGAACACGAAGGCCCTGTTCGCCGAGACGCTCGGCAATCCGCGCGGCAACGTGCTCGACGTGCGGGCGGTTGCGGACGTCGCGCACGGGGCGGGTCTGCCGCTGATCGTCGACAACACCGTGCCCACGCCCTATCTGCTGCGGCCCATCGAGCACGGCGCCGACATCGTCGTCCACTCGGCGACCAAGTTCCTCGGTGGGCACGGCACCACCATCGCGGGCGTCGTCGTCGACGGCGGCACCTTCGACTTCGGCGCGCACGCCGACGTGTTCCCCGACTTCAGCGAGCCCGACCCGAGCTACCACGGCTTGCGGTACTGGCCGGCGCTCGGGCCGGGCGCGTTCGCCGTCAAGCTGCGGGTGCAGTTGTTGCGCGACCTCGGTCCCGCACTCTCCCCGCACTCCGCGTTTCTGCTCCTGCAGGGCGTGGAGACGCTCAGCCTGCGCATCGAACGGCACTCGGCGAACGCGCAGGCACTGGCCGAATGGCTGGAGCAGCGCGACGAGGTCGCCGCCGTCCACTACCCGGGACTGCCGTCCAACCGCTGGTACGAGGCCGGGCAGCGCTATCTGCCGCGCGGCTCCGGCGCGATCCTCGCCTTCGAACTGCGGGACGGGGTCGAGGCAGGCAAACGGTTCGTGGACGCCGTCGAGCTGTTCAGCCATCTCGCCAACATCGGTGACGTACGCAGCCTGATCATCCACCCGGCGTCCACCACCCACAGCCAGCTGGACCAGGCCCAGTTGGCGGCCACCGGCACCTCCCCCGGCCTGGTGCGCCTGTCGGTCGGCATCGAGAACCTCGCCGACCTCAAGGCCGACCTGGAGGCAGGCTTCCGCGCGGCCAAGGCCGCATCCTGA